The following coding sequences lie in one Acidobacteriota bacterium genomic window:
- a CDS encoding AAA family ATPase — protein sequence MKIKPPEYNDPLLSRTDDEAFRGSQLLRSFLRNLPLPSPQEIFTKLEQLGYHGQAAQRRAVSLMAYRHVKRLKRLHVDGEPLRKLPPKQNILMIGPTGCGKTFLVELLFQHIFRLPTVIVDITSFTESGYVGDDVRTILTRLISASGDDPELASCGVICLDEFDKLSASGSNARFAGQGTTKDVSGYGVQRELLAMLEGTEVMVPMDYGFSAYGQRTELSTRNIPFIACGAFSGFEDLLKTNRAAIGFQPGETLGTELTLDEVGSFQKYGFLPELIGRFSRVVNFPPLPPETLRQILIENLLPQFINEFQAEGLQLTFTEEAFSHLIHRSLKRGTGARGLHTELVAAVEQVAFNTFGQITEAEIIISAGGGAITSDIKRVAKP from the coding sequence ATGAAAATCAAGCCTCCTGAATACAACGACCCGTTGCTCTCCAGAACTGACGATGAAGCGTTCCGCGGTTCACAATTACTGCGTTCATTTTTGCGCAACCTGCCCTTGCCTTCGCCGCAGGAAATTTTCACCAAACTGGAACAACTGGGTTATCACGGCCAGGCTGCCCAACGCCGTGCGGTTTCCCTGATGGCCTATCGTCACGTGAAGCGACTCAAGCGCCTGCACGTAGACGGTGAACCCCTGCGCAAACTCCCACCGAAGCAAAACATTTTGATGATTGGGCCCACCGGATGCGGCAAGACATTTCTGGTTGAATTGCTGTTTCAACATATTTTCCGACTTCCAACCGTGATCGTGGATATCACCAGTTTTACCGAAAGCGGATATGTCGGCGATGATGTGCGCACAATTCTCACCCGGCTGATCAGCGCTTCGGGCGACGACCCGGAACTGGCGTCATGTGGGGTGATTTGTCTGGATGAATTCGACAAACTGTCGGCCTCCGGCAGCAATGCCCGCTTTGCCGGTCAGGGCACGACCAAAGATGTTTCAGGCTATGGTGTCCAGCGTGAATTACTCGCCATGCTTGAAGGCACTGAAGTCATGGTGCCGATGGACTACGGCTTTTCAGCCTATGGTCAGCGAACCGAACTTTCGACCCGCAATATTCCTTTTATTGCTTGCGGCGCGTTTTCCGGGTTTGAAGACCTGCTGAAAACCAACCGGGCAGCCATCGGATTTCAACCAGGTGAAACCCTGGGCACTGAACTGACCCTTGATGAAGTTGGATCATTTCAAAAGTATGGTTTTTTACCTGAATTGATTGGACGATTTTCCAGGGTTGTGAATTTTCCGCCGCTCCCCCCTGAAACCCTGCGTCAGATTCTCATCGAGAACCTTCTTCCGCAGTTTATCAATGAATTTCAGGCCGAAGGGCTGCAACTCACTTTTACCGAAGAAGCCTTTTCCCACTTGATTCACCGAAGTCTCAAGCGCGGAACGGGCGCCCGGGGACTCCATACCGAACTGGTTGCGGCGGTTGAACAGGTGGCCTTTAACACCTTTGGGCAAATCACTGAAGCTGAGATCATCATTTCAGCGGGCGGCGGCGCCATCACCAGTGACATCAAGCGGGTGGCTAAACCATAG
- a CDS encoding PH domain-containing protein yields MHCPQCHQVIPDGSRFCNLCGAVLGTPPQPGHLAPAAGQLPAEVVHAVMHPSFIFVGVRYALAAVLSIVIVVLGAMIAGKAWDWLSNVIPWVVGFVVVVLFLNPIYNHILRQIETYTLTSEKVEIQTGLLIKRTQNIPLQKIQDVSTQITLLNRMLGIGDVVIDSASSSGKIILRHVTNPQAVASEILARVRK; encoded by the coding sequence ATGCATTGTCCTCAATGTCATCAGGTCATTCCTGACGGTAGTCGGTTTTGTAATTTGTGTGGTGCTGTTCTGGGTACCCCGCCCCAACCTGGCCATCTGGCACCGGCGGCGGGGCAACTGCCCGCAGAAGTGGTTCATGCGGTGATGCACCCCAGTTTTATTTTTGTCGGTGTGCGGTATGCGCTGGCGGCGGTGTTGTCCATTGTGATTGTGGTTTTGGGCGCCATGATTGCCGGGAAAGCCTGGGATTGGTTGAGTAATGTGATTCCCTGGGTGGTTGGGTTCGTGGTTGTGGTGTTGTTTCTTAACCCAATTTACAACCACATTTTACGGCAAATCGAAACCTATACCTTAACGTCTGAGAAAGTCGAAATTCAAACCGGACTGCTGATAAAACGGACGCAAAATATTCCGCTCCAAAAGATTCAGGACGTTTCAACTCAAATCACATTGTTAAACCGGATGTTGGGCATTGGCGATGTGGTCATTGATAGTGCATCTTCGTCGGGAAAAATCATTCTCCGCCACGTGACCAACCCACAGGCCGTGGCGAGTGAGATTTTGGCCCGGGTGCGGAAATAA